AGAATGAGCCACTTAAGCCTGCTGGGCCTCATCTACTTGGGAGACATGGCAAAGCTGGCTGAGGTAGCTCTGAGGAAAATTAGAGGGTGGTTGCTAATGTCAGCTGCAGAGCCAGGCCCTACAGCGGCTGTGGGTGGGGCAGGCCTTCTGTGGGCCTGTAGATCTGTCCAGGACGCACCATGGGGCGATACCCTTCTCAGCGTCCCAGCCCTCCACGATGCGCCCATCTATGTAAGAATCAAGAAGCTCCTTTTCCGTTTTGTCTGTCAAGGACTTCTTCTCGAACAAAGGCCGCAGGCCACAGTCTGCAGAGCAAGACAGATGGTGAGGGGCCCATCCTGGCCTCCAGCCTCACATCCCACTGAGACGCGGTGTCTCACCTGCCTCCCCAAGGCCGAAAGTCCTCTCATCGAAGAAGGTGTGGAACTCCGCGTCGGTGGTGCGTCCTGCGATGGACTCGTCCCGGTCATGGCTCTCCTCTCCCACCGCTTCATCTGTAGAGACCCGGCAGTGGCTGGGACCTCAGACCTTCCCAAGACCCCAGGGGCATTGGAAGGCGTTTGACTCCGAGGTTAAGAGCCTAGGCACACCTCGGTGACCAGCCAACAATTGCTCAGGGCCTCCGTTTACTCATCTATGAAACAAGAAGAGGACCTACCCCTAGCCAGGTTTCTGTCAGGCTGTAATGAACCCACCTGTCTTCCGTCCTTGCCCTGCCCTGCTCTATGAGCTGCTCACCGCAGTAGTTGAGGCTGCAGTATTCAAAACCAGGCCGCTGCGCAACAAAGCACCACGCGCCCTCCTCATCCCGGTCTGGATTGCGGCAGAAGTTTTGCACGAGTTTCACCTCAGGGTCGAAGTTCTCGTACTTGCTCTGGGTCTTGGTTGACAAACTGTCCCAGGCCAGGCAGGGGGACCCAAGTGTTGTCACAGCTAAGTTCCCCTGGTACAGCCGGCCACGCTCGAGGAGGCACTCTCCCGATGGAGGCGACAGATTCTCCTTGGAACCTCTCGAGCGAGGAGTCATTTTCACAGTGGTACGGCCCTCCTGACCTGGTGAAGAAGGATACACAAGGCAAAGTTGAGGGGAACCACATGCAGACCCGAGGGAGATCTGAACTCCTGTCCTGGTGGATTATACCTGTGTGACTTCAGGCAGCTTAAACATCCCGGCCTCAGCAACCTCCCTTCAAACAGGCTGCATAGGCCTGTCCTACCTCATAGTTGACCGAAGAACAACATAACATGCACAGCAGAAGTGTCTGGTGCATAATAAAGTCACATATGATAAGCAGCCAGGGCCTCCTGGGCGCCTGGACTATCTTCAATCTATTGGTAGTGACTGCCTGGAGTCAATTTGCATAAAACTGTGATTGGGGGGGGGGTTTGTTTAAGGTTTTTaaggctttttgtttggttggttttgagacaggatttctctgtagcattggctgtcccggaactcactttgtagaccaggctgtcctggaactcacagagatccacctgcctcagcctcccaggtgctgagattaaaggtgtgcgccaccactacctggctctGATTTCATTGATTTCATCTGAGTTTTCATTGGACACAGCAGAAAGGCTGCTGGGTCTGTTAGGAAGGTCTGTGTGGAGCACGGCGTAAGCTGGAAGGTCAGTTCCAGCAAGTCCCACACACAGGGACGGGGGTGCAGTCTAGGCAGCtggggattttgtttggttttttttgtttgtttgtttgttttcttttttcttttttaaagattactgGTGACTTGCTTTAAGGACTGTCTCATGTGGAACACAACTGACAAAGAACCAGGCACtgagggctggctcagtggttaagagctcgactgctcttccagaggtcctgagttcaattcccagcaaccacatggtggctcacaaccatctgtaaagagatccgatgccctcttctggtgtgtctgaagacagctacagtgtactttatatatcataaatgaataaatctttaaaaaaaatctcttaaaaaaaaaaaaaaaaaagaaccgggCACTGAGCCTGCAGGTAGGAAGGGAGTGTTCTCCATCATTAACTTACAGCCTctagccctcttttttttttctccttattttgagatggggtctcactaagttgcctaggctggccttggcaACTGTTATctaagcaggccttgaactttaaaacaaagattttttccccatttttattcatgtctcttgctgcctctgtgtgtgtgtgtgtgtgtgtgtgtgtgtgtgtgtgtgtgtgtgtgtgtgtgtgtgtttgcacatgtgtagGTGCTTGCCAAAAgacagtgttggatcccctggagctggagttacaagtagctgtgagccacccaacatgggtgccgAGGCCTGAGTTCTGGCCCTCGGCAAGGGAAGCAaatgctctcaaccgctgagccacgTCTCTAACCCGGAggcttgaacttttgatcttcctgcctcagcatctccaGTAGTTGGCATCATAGGTCTGCACTACCAAATGGGGCTTTTTGTGGAGGGAGTGTGGGACGGGGGAAGTGGAACCCGGGGCCCTGTGCATTCTAGCCAGAGTCTCTGCCACTAAACTGTAGCCCCAGCCCACAGTATGACTCCATCGCTTATATTCATATCCTTTACTCTGTGGATTTGTAGCAGGCAATATTTCACTTCTTGACTTTgcccttgggttggggatttagctcagtggtagagcctagcaagcgcaaggccctgggtttggtccccagctccggaaaaaaaaaaacaaaacaaaacagtgttgaCTTTGCCCTTGGTCATATGGCTCATTCTGCCAATGGAACACAGGCAGGACTGGCTGTCAGCTCCAAACACAGGCCTTCGAAGAGCACTTCTGTTCTACGCTTCTGCCATCAACAAGGAGTGGAGGGACCCCCTCAAGGAACTGCTCAGCTCCAGCGTGAGTACCAGAGGAGCAAGCCATCAGGTTCAGCTGGATCCACCATTTGTAGCACAACCAGCTGCGTAGGCCCAGCGATCATGGATGGAACACTGTCTCCCCATCCCAGACGCACACGCTGGAGCGCCGCCGAGAGCATCCTCTAGCCATGCCTCCATGGTATAAGAAAGAAACACTTGCCTGAGGCATGCCTTAGGTATGGGTATTTGTTCTGCAGCAGTACTGAGGCTACAACTAGGTAACCATGGGAACTAATCACAACAATCAACCAGAAGAGAGCCCTAGATGCTTACTCTGTGGAGTTTGGGAAAGGCATGTGTCTGAAGTGATGGAGAATTTCCTGGAGGAGAGTACCTTGGTAGGATATTTAAAAAGTGGTTTGAAAAGAGCCATAGCCTGAAGCGTGAGGGACCCAAGGCTGGGAGGGTGAAAAGGCAGACTGCCCAGGTCTTCCAAATGCCCTTCCCCTTGCTCTGAAGGTGGCCAGCATTGTGATGCCCGTTCGAGATTGCCAGGCCTTATGAAGACCTCTGGGCCTCAGCCATGGACTGCTTGGCCCCAGCTCACCACAGACAGGGATACTGCATTCCTCTCTGCGCACAGTAGGGTCTGTGGTGTAGCACCAGGGTCCTGAGGTGCTGCTGTCTGGATTGCGGCAGAAGTTCTCCTTCAGGTCAGCCCCAGGATGGGTGGTGGAGTTGATGCTGGAAGAGAAGAATGCTCAGGGACCCTGTGCCTTGCAAGTATGCACTTGCTTCCCCTCCTGGCCTGCCCAGCACTCACTCAGGCTTGTGTGGGTAGCGGCTTCGCCACAGCTGACACTCGATGCCGGTATGGGTGACACTCACATTCCCATGGTAGTTCAGACCCAGATCCATAGCACAGCGGCCTGCAGAAGCACACACCCGAGTCTACATCGGTCCCTGAGATGCCCACCAGTCTTCTATCAACATTTTGTCTGCCCACATGCCCCAGACACTCTCTGTAACTCTCTCATCTGTAACTGGACGCCTTTCACTCCTTTGCAGCTGTTCTGTCCACTCCACAACAGCCACGTGACAACCCGGTCACAGGCACAATTGTAATCCAATCCCATCTCCCGCCCTTGTTATCTTAGGGCCTTTGCACACAGTTTCCACACTTGGAATTCTCCCAGGTTGTTCACTAGCTCAGCCCACAAGGCCAGGTAAACAGCACTTCTGAGAAGCCATCTCGGATTGACAAGCcagctgctcttcctgctctctccctttcCAGGAATCCCTACGGTATTTCTGTTATCCTGAGCTTGTGAGTTCTTTAAAACCCAGCATTTTTCTATGCTCTTAATACCCCCAGCACCTTTTTGGCGGCTCCTCCTATAACTCTGGCTCTCAGGGAGCAGAAGTACAagagggttcaaggccagttcaTCTGCATTTAGACGCTATCTACCAAAAGATATCTCcgtgctggagagaaggctcagtgtttaagagcgctggctgctcttccagaggaccagagtttgattcccagcacccacagggtagcACACAAGGCCTCTAAGTTCAGTCccatgggatctaatgcccttttctggcctctgcagatctAGACACATAAGTGGTGTACAGATGTACATCAGGCAAACACCCACTCATATTACAATAAAAAGACAAGTATTGGTGTGGTGTATGCCCTtagtcctagcattcaggaggcagaggcagaggcaggtagagctctgtgagtttcaggccagcctggtctacacagcaagttataAGACAACCAAGGCTAAATAGAAAAatctagtctttaaaaaaaaaaatcaccatcttaagaaaataaaaaatttagaaagaagtGGAACCATGAGCTGAGCACAGTGGTGCAGGTGTGTGGTTCCAGCATTCAGATGCagatgggagggtggggggttaggagttcaaagccagcctaggctaccagagaccctggctcaaggatggaaggaaggaaggaagaaaaggaggaaggaaactaTAGCCCTTAAGGAGCCCTGTCCATAGTAAAGCCTATCATTAGAATAAAGGTATATTCAGAATGCTTTAGAGGGAGGCTGTCCCTAAGACTCAGAGAAGTCcctggggaggacagggttttCAGTGGAGATTGTTGACTGCTCTGGAGAAAGTAACAAAGTAAGCAAGGATTGAGACATCTTGACATGTTTACTGGTCCACCTCTGGCGGGGGGCGTCTAGAATAGGAAGTCAAGGCCTGAGAGGCAAAGTTTTCCTAGCTAGGAGCCCGTGAGTAATGGGGAGTTGTCAGATGTCCAGGAGAATGAACCTGGCCATTGGAGGCACATGCTTGGACTCCTAGCCCTGGGGAGGTAGAAATGGGAGGGTCACCCTCAGCACCTAGCAAGTTTAAAGCCACCCTGGGCTGTTGGAgtccctgtctcgaaaacaaaacaaaaacgtttTTAGAGAATGAATTAACAAGACAGAGCTCTGACACACGGTGAACAGAAGTGCAGTAAGGGCCCTGAGATTAATCATCCATTCATTCCTCCAACAGTCTGGCTAAGTGCCAGACACAAGGCCACATGCAAAGGCATCCCTGACCAAGGATGAAGAGGCCATGTCAGGCACTGCAGATACCACTAGAGCCAAGGCTCCTGACCAGTCAGCAATTCTTTTCTCCCAggcttccccagcacccaccctccCACGCAGAGTCTGTTCCCCACCTTCTAGACAGTCCATGAAAGTCTCTCGAGGTTTCCTCACTGAAtcacacactgaaaacaaaaagcagaaattcACTTGGTATCGCTGTGGGGACAGGGTGGGAACAGGTGATGGAGGCAGGGATGTGGGAGGGCAGAGTGGGTGCGGGGCGTGCTTTATGCAGCACCAAGTTCTGAAGGAGAGGGCATTCTCTGGCTGGAGTACCCCCTTCCCCAGCCTCCCCTCCTTGGGCAAACCTTCCTGGCCACTCACCTGTGTACTTGGCCCAGAACGCATCCTGCAAAGCAAGGGTTGGGGGTGAGGCCATGGCAGGATGCAGTTCTACTCTACACTACGTCCGTTCCTTACCACCTGAGCCCGGCTTTAGTCTCCTAAGTTGGCTTCCAAAAGGAGAGagtatggtttttttgtttgttttttttcccctccggagctgaggacaaacccagggccttgtgcttctctaccgctgagctaaatccccaacccgggagAGAGTatgtgaagagagaaagaggcccCAGCACACTTGACTGAACAAGATCTCCTCCAGGCTGGAGGAGACAAAAGAGCTCACtacaccctcccccaacccccgaaGGGAATGTAACAGAGCCCCAGAGCCAGTGGGTACACAAGGGAACGCAAAGATGGCGGAAAGGCTTAAGCAAGAAAGACACCAGACAGCCCAGACAGCTGCAGTATACTGGGGGCTGACGCTGATGAGCTTTCCTCATGTCATGACAACCCAGGCCTACAGTCCCAAAGACAGATTTTGGGTGCCCATCTTGCAGCTCAAGGAGACAGGGGTCCGAATGGAAGTGAAAGTCTGAAACGGGAAACAACCCGGATGCTTCCTACTCCTGTCACTTGTGGTTCTGCACTCCTCTGCTGAGGAAGCCCAGGCCTTGCCTACCTGCCCTGCCTCTTAGCAGCCAGTGTTGTGGGGCTCACCGTGTCTTGGGGAGACTCCAGGGCCTCAAAAGCCTCCTCATAGCTGCACTGCTCTTCCACGCACTCACGCTCCAGGTTGCCCTTTCGGAGCTCCTCCAGGAAGCCGCTGTTGGCTCTGCGGACCCGCTGGAGCAGCGACAGTGCTTGCTGAGGGGCCAGGAACACTgcagcagggggcaggggcatggGAATCGCCTCTGGAAGCCTGGCTATCTTAACCATTAGGGGTAGGAAGCTGGCAGCTCTGCTAGCTTCcaagaggggacagaggggataAGGAAAGTACCCAGAAGGCCACTGGACAGTCTGTGAGTCGTCTGCCTTTCATTGGTTGCCCTAGCCCACTCCCCAGAAGCGATGTCTTTCTCCCTGCACCACACACGACGACATCTCTAAGCTGGACACTCTGATCTGAGGTCCACCTGGGGACTGTCCCTGTGTTCTCTGATCTTAGGCAGGGAAACCCCAGCCCTCAGGCCTTTCCCACATCCTCTATCCTGCCCGAGGCCTCCAAGTGCCCCTTACCATGCTGACTGTgtaccaggctagccagggcagccagagccagGCAGCCAGGTAGGCCCAGGCCGCGGACGTGCGACATAGTGTGTCAGCTCCTGGGATCTGAGGGATTGTCCTGACTCTCTCTGGGTTAATATTGAACCAATGTGAAGAAATCAGTGGCAAGGGAGAGGTCAGCAGATCAGGGCCTTGGGGACAAATGTCCACCCCCGACATTCAAGAGGACAGTTTCTCCTGGAACCAGGGGTGGATGTTCTTGGGGAGAAAAGTCATATAGAGAAGACCATCATCCAACCCCTTACATTTATTATGTGAGTAAATGTAAATCAGTGAGTCCTTCTGGGGACTCCTCCTCATCCCAACAACAGGGATGGTGCAAAACTCTTCACAACCACGCACTGCAGTTTTCTTATCTGTGCAGTGGGCGCAACGCTTTGTGTTGAGAACTAAACGAGTTACCAATGCAGAGCACACGAAACACAGGGCCTACTGATCAACAGCTGTGTGCACAGATATAAGGAATAGAGAGAGGTGTGGCCAGGCAAAAGCTCTCTCTTTATGAGACAAGGTAGCTCTCAGCCAGGAGGcaactcctctttcttctcctctaagGGTGCTGTGGGTGCTGTGGATAGAGGCTGCCGGGGGAGGAGCCGAGTCCAGGAACATGTGGCCTCTAGCTGTCTTCTTCAGTCTTTTGCCCCAGCACGGGTACTGGCCCAAGTCTCTGGGTCTCCCTGACACAGCTCCTTCCCTCACAACCTGTCTGCACTGCACCAGTCTCTTAAGGCTCCTGGTTCTACACAGCAGCTCTAGCCTTGCTTctcaccctcccccatttcctgtTTACAAGGTAAATATTAGTCCAGGGTCTAAATAGAACAGAGGGACAAAGAGCAGGTACACCCACACCCGGGAGCAGGGACTCCTGCTTTGCCTTAACTTCATCAGGGCTGACAGAGGTCATGTACAGTCCGGGAAACAGCTGGCAGAGGGCTGGGCACTGGGAAGCCCACGGTATAATTTCTGAGtggcccacatacacatatataaagcaTATCACATatattatagttttcttttttgattatgtgtatatgtctatgtgtgggtaatgcatgtgagtgctggtacccaaggaagccagaggtcagatccctggagctggagctcaggcagttatgagccgcccagtgtgggtgctaggagtcaaATTTGgatcctttgcaaaagcagtcagtgcttttaaccactgagccatctctccagctacattttaaaaaataacttttttgttttttgaaagagagtttctctgtgtagccctggctctcttggaactcactctgtagatcaggctggtctggaactcagagatccacctgcccctgtctcttttttttttttttttaaagatcttatttatttattatatgtatgtaggtgaggacactgttgctgttttcagatacaacagaagaggacatcggatcccactacagatggttgtgagccaccatgtggttgctgggaattgaactcaggacctctggaagaatagtcagttctcttaacctctgagcctccCCTCCAGCCCATGCCCCTGCCTCTTGAGcactgagactaaaggtgtgtgccatcactgtctggctaaaaaaaataattttcaaaaaaaccTATGCATCTGGGTGTGGTGCTCACACCTCTAACCCCAACActagggaagcaaaggcagaaagatctctctgattttgaggctagcctggtctctgGAGTAAGCTCcaagacagtcaggactacatagagagaccctgtcaaacaaaatcaaacaaacacactCCTCTCTTGTAGAAAGTTCGATTACACGTATTTATTTGTGAATGTGCACATTtaccactgcacacatgtggaggtcaggtctctccctccaccccatgaGTCTCAGGGACTGAACGTGGGAGGTCAGGCTTGGCAACAGGTACCCTTACATGCTGATGGCCTTTTCCcatcaacaaataataaataatgatgtcATAGAACATAAACCTCTACAAAAAGGCTTACCTTGCACCTATTTACTACACTGGAACCCCGACTGATCCTGCACAAGCTGGCAAAGCCCAtctatcctcctcctcccaacATGGCCTGCAGAGAAAACTCTGGAGTACCTGCCTGCCCAGGGCTTGTACTGACCATGTATAGACACCATCTAGCTCTTAGCTGGCGTATCATCAACCCTCGACTAAACTCTATAAAATGCCCTTGCTTTAGCCCAGATGTGACTTCCCTAACCTCCCCCTGGGAGATCAGTGACCCCACCTGAGAGCTGCCCTCTAATAAACTTGCCTGTATCTACTTTTAATCTGCTCTAATCTGCCCTGTATGAGAAGCCTCTCACTAATGTTTACGAACCATGGTCATTTAACTCCACGTCTCAAGTACAACCCCATCCAAGCCAATCCCCAGGGGCTCCTTCCGGTCAGCTTGCAGCCGCCCCTCTAATGACCACCCCAACTCAGACCAGCTTTGTCTACCTTTGAACTCCATCTgctttgtgtctgtctcctcaggcTCAGTTTCCTGGATCCATCACGCCTGGTGCACTTCTCAGAGCTGTCCTCTGCGCCATGatgtacagttctttttttttttttttttaagatttatttattatatatgagtacactgtagctgtctccagacacaccagaagagggcatcggatctcattatggatggttgtgagccagcagtcgttgctcttaaccactgagccatctctccagcccatgatgtACAGTTCTAAACTGTCCTTTCTGTAGATGTCGAGGCAGATTTTAGAGACAGTCTCGGCTGTACCTGGAGCTGACCTTGAAGTCAAGGCAGACGCATGTGTGCTACCTCAcctgactttatttttctaattcatcTGTCAAAGAGCATTTGAATGAACTTATAGTTTGGGATGCGATGAAgttatttttttgtaaatttattgatttgattatgtatgtgtgcatatgaggtgtagaagacctcatatcataGAGTGTtcatgaaagtcagaggacaacttcggAGACTCaactctctcctcccactgtggcTTCTGGAGCAGATCAGGTCCTCAAGCCTCacctctgtcctctcacctccgtGCTCTCTCACTGGCCCCTGGGaatacctttttgtttttaaagatttatttatttatttatttcatgtatgtgagtacactgtccctgatttcaagcacaccagaagagggcatcagatcccattacagatggttgtgagccaaagtgtggttggtgggatttgaactcaggacctctggaagagcagtcagtgctcttaacccctgagccatctctccagccctatgcttttttttttttaaagatgtatttatttattatatataagtacactgtagctgtcttcagacacaccagaagagggcatcagatcccattacagatggttgtgagccaccatgtggttgctgggaattgaactcaggacctctggaagaacagtcagtgctcttaacccctgagccatctctccagcctgagaatcCTTTTGAATACAGGTTTTTGTGTAGCTCAGCACTTACTCCCATTGTGCCCAGGGAATGGGACTTTCTGAACATAAAGCAGGCACAGGAATTACTTAAGAACCTAAACggtgggctggagcgatggctcaatggggaagagcactgactgctcttccagaggtcctgagttcaaatcccagcaaccacatggtgtctcacagacatctgtaatcagatgccctcttctggtgtgtctgaagacagctacagcgtataataaataaacaaatctttaaaaaaaaaaaaagaacctaaacgGTATCTGTGCCAAGGGCTTGTACTAGTTTATACCCTGAGCCATGAGGTTCGAGGGTTCCAGCTGTTTGTATACTCTGCACCTCTAATTTCACAGGAAGCATTTTAACAGCCGAGTGTCACTGCCTTAACTTACAGCCCCTGCTAACTGATGACACcgtgtcttttgtttttcctttctctctccacccctgcCCCTTTGGTGGGTGTTGGTTAGTGAATAGGTAAAAAAGCTTGGGTATGGAGGGAATACCtgtgttgggaggcagaggtggatgtCTTTCAGCCTTAgttgcacagtgagaccctggaaataataaaggaaataatgGTCAGTTAGGTGGCTCATCAGGCAAAGGCGCTTGCCACAtgactcagtttcctttctgttgct
The DNA window shown above is from Rattus rattus isolate New Zealand chromosome 5, Rrattus_CSIRO_v1, whole genome shotgun sequence and carries:
- the F2 gene encoding prothrombin, whose product is MSHVRGLGLPGCLALAALASLVHSQHVFLAPQQALSLLQRVRRANSGFLEELRKGNLERECVEEQCSYEEAFEALESPQDTDAFWAKYTVCDSVRKPRETFMDCLEGRCAMDLGLNYHGNVSVTHTGIECQLWRSRYPHKPDINSTTHPGADLKENFCRNPDSSTSGPWCYTTDPTVRREECSIPVCGQEGRTTVKMTPRSRGSKENLSPPSGECLLERGRLYQGNLAVTTLGSPCLAWDSLSTKTQSKYENFDPEVKLVQNFCRNPDRDEEGAWCFVAQRPGFEYCSLNYCDEAVGEESHDRDESIAGRTTDAEFHTFFDERTFGLGEADCGLRPLFEKKSLTDKTEKELLDSYIDGRIVEGWDAEKGIAPWQVMLFRKSPQELLCGASLISDRWVLTAAHCILYPPWDKNFTENDLLVRIGKHSRTRYERNVEKISMLEKIYIHPRYNWRENLDRDIALLKLKKPVPFSDYIHPVCLPDKQTVTSLLQAGYKGRVTGWGNLRETWTTNINEIQPSVLQVVNLPIVERPVCKASTRIRITDNMFCAGFKVNDTKRGDACEGDSGGPFVMKSPYNHRWYQMGIVSWGEGCDRNGKYGFYTHVFRLKRWMQKVIDQHR